One Thomasclavelia spiroformis DSM 1552 DNA window includes the following coding sequences:
- a CDS encoding GNAT family N-acetyltransferase — protein MNIEYCEAKSNDAKEIINYLNIVTGQTDNLNYGNNEINLNTIQEMEFIQEMHENDHSVMILAKDGDKIVGIATLKGHKQSRLKHRADLGVSVLKEYWHQGIGSNLVSAVIGYGVEAGIEIIDLEVVTDNEIAIVLYHKFGFEIIGTYENYMKLNDRYLDVYLMNLYL, from the coding sequence ATGAATATTGAATATTGTGAAGCAAAATCTAATGATGCAAAAGAAATAATTAATTATTTAAATATAGTAACTGGTCAAACTGATAATCTCAATTATGGAAATAATGAAATTAATTTAAACACTATTCAGGAAATGGAATTTATTCAAGAAATGCATGAAAATGATCATTCAGTTATGATTTTAGCAAAAGATGGTGATAAGATTGTTGGAATTGCAACTTTAAAGGGTCATAAACAATCTAGATTAAAACATCGTGCTGATTTAGGAGTTAGTGTTTTAAAAGAATATTGGCATCAAGGAATAGGTAGTAATTTAGTTAGTGCAGTAATTGGATATGGAGTAGAAGCTGGAATCGAAATAATTGATTTAGAAGTTGTTACAGATAATGAAATAGCAATTGTTTTATATCATAAATTTGGATTCGAAATTATTGGAACATATGAAAATTATATGAAATTAAATGATCGTTATTTAGATGTTTATTTAATGAATTTATATCTATAG
- a CDS encoding GNAT family N-acetyltransferase, giving the protein MNIIEVTDRKPTLIEQLLEVWESSVKATHLFLSENEIKEIKKYVPQALQEIPHLIIIENENHIPVGFMGIVEQHLEMLFISHKERGKGFGKKLLKYGIEKYSVNDLAVNEQNPLAKGFYEHIGFKVYKKTEYDEQGNPYPLLYMKLD; this is encoded by the coding sequence ATGAACATTATTGAAGTAACAGATAGAAAACCAACACTAATAGAACAGTTATTAGAAGTATGGGAAAGCTCAGTAAAAGCAACACACTTATTCTTATCTGAAAATGAAATAAAAGAAATTAAGAAATATGTTCCACAGGCATTACAAGAAATCCCACACTTAATAATTATAGAAAATGAAAATCATATTCCAGTAGGATTTATGGGAATCGTAGAACAACATCTTGAAATGCTTTTTATTTCTCACAAAGAAAGAGGCAAAGGATTTGGTAAAAAATTACTTAAATATGGAATAGAAAAATATTCAGTAAATGATTTAGCAGTCAATGAACAAAATCCTCTTGCTAAAGGTTTTTATGAACATATTGGATTTAAAGTTTACAAAAAAACAGAGTATGATGAACAAGGAAATCCTTACCCTCTTTTATACATGAAATTAGACTAA
- a CDS encoding TetR/AcrR family transcriptional regulator, with translation MRLMKEAEERKKEILDIAEQLFIEKGFDNTSTNDILREIGIARGTLYYYFKSKEEILDAVIDRITNQLVEKSKEIFDQKELSVFQRFTMITFTLNIDNNNLGHEILEQVHKPQNALMHQKMQKCILSGITPLITSLIEELTLQGICQTDYPQETAGMALIYYNIMFDDLMALDQKSKQKKLTAFIYNLERLLHIEQGSIHELILSCHK, from the coding sequence ATGCGATTAATGAAAGAAGCAGAGGAACGAAAAAAAGAAATATTGGATATAGCAGAACAGCTATTTATAGAAAAAGGATTTGACAATACTAGTACCAACGATATATTGCGAGAAATTGGCATTGCCAGAGGAACACTATATTATTATTTTAAGTCAAAAGAAGAAATATTAGATGCAGTAATTGATCGAATTACTAATCAGTTAGTTGAAAAATCAAAAGAAATATTTGATCAAAAAGAACTTTCTGTCTTTCAACGTTTTACAATGATAACATTTACACTCAATATAGACAATAATAATCTTGGACATGAAATTTTAGAACAAGTACATAAACCACAAAATGCACTTATGCATCAAAAAATGCAAAAATGTATCTTGTCAGGAATTACTCCCCTTATCACATCATTAATTGAAGAATTAACTTTACAAGGAATATGTCAAACGGATTATCCACAAGAAACAGCTGGGATGGCGCTAATTTATTATAACATTATGTTTGATGATCTTATGGCACTTGATCAAAAAAGTAAACAAAAAAAATTAACCGCATTTATTTATAATCTAGAAAGACTTTTACATATAGAACAAGGTAGTATTCATGAATTAATTTTATCATGTCACAAATAG
- a CDS encoding nucleoside deaminase, which produces MNQDIKFMEIAYQEALKCLEKDEVPVGAVIVKNNEVISCAHNLRETTNLATAHAEILAINEACKKLESWYLDECTLYVTLEPCVMCSGAIINSRIKKVVFGAFENRWLALTSIYNCNFPVNHRPEIVTGILGDKCSKIIKEYFKIKRK; this is translated from the coding sequence ATGAATCAAGATATCAAGTTTATGGAGATAGCTTATCAAGAAGCTTTAAAGTGTTTAGAAAAAGATGAAGTGCCTGTAGGAGCTGTAATTGTTAAAAATAATGAAGTAATTTCATGTGCACATAATTTACGTGAAACTACAAATCTTGCTACTGCGCATGCAGAAATTTTAGCAATAAATGAAGCATGTAAAAAGTTAGAGTCTTGGTATTTAGATGAATGTACATTGTATGTTACACTTGAACCCTGTGTCATGTGTTCTGGTGCAATAATAAATAGTAGAATAAAAAAAGTTGTGTTTGGAGCTTTTGAAAATAGATGGCTTGCTTTAACAAGCATTTATAATTGTAATTTTCCTGTTAATCATAGACCAGAGATTGTAACTGGTATTTTAGGTGATAAATGTTCTAAAATAATAAAAGAATATTTTAAAATAAAAAGAAAATAG
- the dnaX gene encoding DNA polymerase III subunit gamma/tau, which produces MSYKALYRSYRPQTFDEVAGQEHIVTTLKNAIKENRIAHAYLFAGPRGTGKTTVAKLLAKALNCTGDNPPCDNCPNCKAITASQHPDVIEIDAASNNGVDEVRDLIDKVKYAPINGKYKVYIIDEVHMMSQGAFNALLKTLEEPPAHIIFILATTEPHKILPTIISRCQRFDFKKVDDQDIVSRLEYVLKNENKEYELDALKLVAKLAEGGMRDALSILEQCLAYNDKLSIDSVNKVYGLLSMDNKIIFIKKLLSQDLKSVLQSLDNMLSTSIDIKRLTYDLIDVLKDVIIYKNTQDASILFVLTQKDVENLISYISVEESFEIIDILVDASNHYNYSLNADTYFELALLKICNKIKDENKILVKADNIIENAPNLESNIAENKEDKKDKADKDIVEKTNESIQEEILPGTIEKIIDDNKNDQSENVSIIENKNIDVSFDDILNILVQADRRILNDIQEKWPVIARYKFNLNTAKFASMLCDGKPVAAARGGIIISFDHQPNINEVNSTENYYQLKNFLQEVLGESYDFIAVKSNIWPDIRNRYIEMNRTRSLPNPQPIVLHHIGVYKEEKKELSEAQAMAIELFGDIVEFEK; this is translated from the coding sequence GTGTCATATAAAGCATTATATAGGTCATATAGACCCCAAACATTTGATGAAGTAGCTGGACAAGAACATATAGTTACAACTTTAAAAAATGCAATTAAAGAAAATCGTATAGCGCATGCTTATTTATTTGCAGGACCTAGAGGAACAGGAAAAACAACTGTTGCAAAGTTACTTGCAAAGGCATTGAACTGTACAGGGGACAATCCACCTTGCGATAATTGTCCTAATTGTAAAGCTATAACTGCATCTCAACATCCTGATGTAATCGAAATTGATGCAGCAAGTAATAATGGGGTTGATGAAGTAAGAGATTTAATAGATAAAGTTAAATATGCACCAATTAATGGTAAATATAAAGTTTATATTATTGATGAGGTACATATGATGTCTCAAGGTGCTTTTAATGCTTTATTAAAAACTTTAGAAGAGCCTCCAGCACATATTATATTCATTTTAGCTACAACAGAACCACATAAAATTTTACCAACAATTATTTCTAGATGTCAGAGATTTGATTTTAAAAAAGTTGATGATCAAGATATAGTTTCTAGATTAGAATATGTTTTAAAAAATGAAAATAAGGAATACGAATTAGATGCCTTGAAGTTAGTTGCAAAATTAGCTGAAGGTGGAATGCGAGATGCATTAAGTATTCTAGAACAATGCTTAGCTTACAATGATAAATTAAGTATAGATAGTGTTAATAAAGTTTATGGTTTATTATCGATGGATAATAAAATTATATTTATAAAAAAATTACTTTCACAGGATTTAAAATCTGTTTTACAATCACTGGATAATATGTTAAGTACTAGTATTGATATAAAAAGATTAACGTATGATTTAATAGATGTTTTAAAAGATGTTATTATTTATAAAAATACACAGGATGCTAGTATTTTATTTGTTTTGACACAAAAAGATGTTGAAAATTTAATATCATATATATCAGTTGAAGAATCATTTGAAATTATTGATATTTTAGTTGATGCTAGTAATCATTATAATTATTCCTTAAATGCAGATACTTATTTTGAATTGGCTTTATTAAAAATATGTAATAAAATTAAAGATGAAAATAAAATTTTAGTTAAGGCAGATAATATTATTGAAAATGCTCCAAATTTAGAAAGTAATATAGCAGAAAATAAAGAAGATAAAAAAGATAAAGCAGATAAAGATATAGTTGAAAAAACAAATGAGAGTATTCAAGAAGAAATTTTACCTGGTACAATAGAAAAAATCATTGATGATAATAAAAATGATCAAAGTGAAAATGTAAGTATAATTGAAAATAAAAACATTGATGTATCTTTTGATGATATATTAAATATTTTAGTTCAGGCTGATCGAAGAATTCTTAATGATATTCAAGAAAAGTGGCCAGTAATTGCAAGATATAAATTTAATCTTAATACTGCTAAATTTGCTTCAATGCTTTGCGATGGAAAACCTGTTGCAGCTGCACGAGGTGGAATTATTATTTCATTTGATCATCAACCTAATATTAATGAAGTTAATAGTACAGAAAATTACTATCAATTAAAAAACTTTTTGCAAGAAGTATTAGGGGAAAGCTATGATTTTATTGCAGTTAAAAGTAATATTTGGCCAGATATAAGAAATAGATATATTGAAATGAATAGAACTCGATCTTTACCAAATCCTCAGCCAATTGTTTTACATCATATTGGTGTTTATAAAGAAGAAAAAAAAGAATTGAGTGAAGCTCAAGCAATGGCAATAGAGTTATTTGGTGATATTGTTGAATTTGAAAAATAA
- the recR gene encoding recombination mediator RecR has product MNYPRSFQNLVNCFKRLPGIGGKSAERLAYYILSMDKEYVDDFSKTLASIHDNIHYCKKCGHICEDEICDICKDKSRDQSVICVVEESKDVFAMEKVKEYNGLYHVLHGTMSIIDGKTMDDLNIASLFNRLDDSIKEVIIATNPTRDGETTALYLAKLLAKRNINTSRIANGLPIGSNIDYADELTLLKSLEGRKKI; this is encoded by the coding sequence ATGAACTATCCAAGATCTTTTCAAAATTTAGTTAATTGTTTTAAACGCTTACCGGGTATTGGTGGAAAAAGTGCAGAACGTTTAGCTTATTATATTTTATCAATGGATAAAGAGTACGTTGATGATTTTTCTAAAACTTTAGCATCTATTCATGATAACATTCATTATTGTAAAAAATGCGGACATATTTGTGAGGATGAAATATGCGATATTTGTAAAGATAAGAGCCGTGATCAGAGTGTTATTTGTGTAGTAGAAGAATCTAAGGATGTTTTTGCAATGGAAAAGGTAAAAGAATATAATGGATTGTATCATGTTTTACATGGAACAATGTCAATTATTGATGGAAAAACGATGGATGATTTGAATATTGCATCATTATTTAATCGATTAGATGATTCAATTAAAGAAGTTATTATTGCCACTAATCCAACAAGAGATGGTGAAACAACTGCTTTATATTTAGCTAAATTACTTGCTAAAAGAAATATTAATACGAGTAGAATTGCTAATGGATTACCAATTGGAAGTAATATAGATTATGCAGATGAATTAACATTGTTAAAATCATTAGAAGGTAGAAAAAAAATATAA
- a CDS encoding Hsp20/alpha crystallin family protein translates to MKLLPGLTTFNNLFDDMFDDSFFRSYNSYMKTDIKEVDNQYVLDIEMPGFNKKDISVELNDGYLTISGNKSTNNDEKDTKGNIIRQERYSGSCSRSFYVGDSIKKGDIKANYDNGELKIYLPKTTTKEVENHNYIPIE, encoded by the coding sequence ATGAAATTACTTCCTGGGTTAACTACTTTTAATAATTTATTCGATGATATGTTTGATGATTCATTTTTTAGAAGCTACAATAGCTATATGAAGACAGATATAAAAGAAGTTGATAATCAGTATGTACTTGATATTGAAATGCCTGGTTTTAATAAAAAAGACATCTCAGTTGAGTTAAACGATGGATATTTAACAATTTCCGGTAATAAATCAACTAATAATGATGAAAAAGATACAAAAGGTAATATAATTCGTCAAGAAAGATATTCGGGTTCATGTAGTCGAAGTTTCTATGTTGGTGATAGTATTAAAAAAGGAGATATTAAAGCTAATTATGATAATGGTGAATTAAAAATTTATTTACCAAAAACAACAACTAAAGAAGTTGAAAATCATAATTATATACCAATTGAATAA